From Spirosoma aerolatum, one genomic window encodes:
- a CDS encoding aldo/keto reductase — MNETVTLNNGVEMPLLGLGVYAPSQTNEVQQAVEWALEAGCRLIDTAAAYGNEREVADAIRASGIPRSDIFITTKVWNDDQGYNRTLRAFNRSLERLRIDSVDLYLVHWPVKAHQHDTWRALEKIYSEGRARAIGIANHYPAHIDELLTQSTITPALNQIELSPYCYVPEVLDYCQQKQIQVEGYAPLVRGQKKDDPRLITLAKKYSKSTFQLLIRWSLQHGAVTIPKSVKRERIQENFDVWDFTISDDDMALMDTFYDNTRIADDPRTML; from the coding sequence ATGAACGAAACCGTTACGTTAAACAATGGTGTTGAAATGCCTTTGCTCGGACTCGGTGTGTATGCCCCAAGTCAGACGAATGAAGTACAGCAGGCTGTAGAATGGGCGCTCGAAGCCGGTTGTCGCCTGATCGATACGGCAGCCGCCTACGGAAACGAACGCGAAGTAGCGGATGCGATCCGAGCTAGCGGCATACCGAGAAGCGATATTTTTATCACCACCAAAGTATGGAACGACGACCAGGGCTATAACCGAACCCTACGTGCTTTCAACCGAAGCCTGGAACGCCTTCGCATCGACTCTGTTGATTTATACCTTGTCCATTGGCCCGTTAAAGCCCATCAGCATGACACCTGGCGAGCCCTCGAAAAAATTTACAGCGAAGGCCGAGCCCGCGCCATTGGTATTGCCAATCATTATCCAGCTCACATCGACGAATTACTGACTCAATCCACTATTACCCCGGCCCTTAATCAAATCGAATTGAGTCCCTATTGTTATGTTCCAGAAGTGCTAGACTATTGCCAGCAAAAGCAAATTCAGGTAGAAGGATACGCGCCGTTGGTTCGGGGTCAGAAAAAAGATGATCCGAGATTGATAACACTAGCCAAAAAATATAGCAAAAGTACCTTCCAGCTCCTGATTCGCTGGTCGTTGCAGCATGGTGCGGTTACCATTCCGAAATCCGTTAAACGGGAACGCATTCAGGAGAATTTCGATGTCTGGGATTTCACGATTTCCGATGACGATATGGCCCTGATGGATACCTTTTATGATAACACCCGCATAGCCGATGATCCCAGAACAATGCTTTAA